The genomic DNA ttgctattgcactaaACGAATGgctataagtcgagaactacctgtgcataaattttcaaatacttaAAAGGTGGTCTATTGTTGCGTTTTCTGCCTTCCAATTACTCACCTCCAAACTGGAAGTGACAAAATCTCTGCCTCCCTTCTTTTTTGTTTGCTGTGGGTGTGGGTGAGCTGGATCAGGTTGTtatctgtgcgtgtgtgtgtgtgtgcgcgcgcgcgtgtgtgtgtgtgtgtcaagctGGGTCAAGTGATTGATTAGTGATCGGTGACTTCCTTCTCTGGCAGATGTTCCGAACAAGGCACCAGCTGGACAAGCCTGTGGTACGTTTGGTAAGctgcattcaatttttttatcgTTCCGGAAGCATCTTTGTTTAAGCAGCAGCTTATCCAGAACTGCAGATCCAGTCCTGGGTGTCTCTCTGAGCAGCCGTCCCCAACTGGGGGTCCGCGATAAacttttggtggtctgcagaaaaatgatttgccttttttatattgcactaaatcaggggtcctcaaactacgcctcccctgggacggatacgtgcaatgaatgcttgtgttgctgcagagagtctcccccttcggggtctttttgtgggggtcggaggggggcagaaatcccaacttggggtctgcttcagcctcctgctggggggctttgggcgaaggctggagggaagcaccattggtggcaaagagccggagggcctcgttccagtggggctgcatcatggcctggaactggctgaccatctcagcccgctgagcctccaggcgccggcacctggcacacatgcctgttttttggctggtatttttgccattttcgggctattttcaggccatttttcaggctgttttcaggccgtttttggtctgttttcagggtgtttttcagggtgttttgggggcgattttcagggtgtttttggggctgttttcaggaggTTTTTTGGTCTGTTTTCAAGCGTTTTTCAGTCCGTTTTCAGGACTTTGTGGGGCTATTTGCAGGacttttttgggctgttttcagggtgttttggggggttttttcaggctgttttcaggacatttttcggTCCATTTTCATAccagtttttggctgttttcgggGTGTTTTTCAGGGTATTTATAGGGCCATTTTCAGGGTgatttcgggctgttttcaggaggTTTTTTTTGGTCCATTTTCAAGCATTTTTCAGTCCATTTTCAGGACTTATTTGGCCTGTTTTcagggggtttttttgggggggattttcaggctgttttccaagctAATTTCAGGGCGTTTTTGGGGCTGTCTTCATGATGTTTTTCGGActgttttccagtgctccagcaccAGCAAAGACCCAGCTTGCTGGCGCGCATGTGCAcggcggaaaccagaagagcaattaGCAATGGCGCATaggtccacagagagggctttgtgtgccacctctggcacgcgtgccacaggttcgccatcacgggactacACCCCCCTCTCTGGAAGTGGGGGAGATCACAGAGGTGCCCAATTAAGGCTCAGCCCACCTGCCCaagagaggcaaaaaaaaaaattggtttcttCTAGGGCCCATCCTCCTCCGCCTTTCTTCTTCAGATGAATTCCTCGTTTCTCTTCTCGTTGGCCAAAATTCCTGCCTGCTGCTGCGGGTGTGTGACTCACAAACACACCAAGTTAGTGGGTCAACATCCTCCTGAGCTATCAGAAACCTGAGCAGTTGGCCTCACCCAGAAAAAGTGGGTGGATTTTCCCTCCTTTGCGGTGATTCAGATGACCGGGTTTTGTTAGCTGAAGGAGTCGAGCGCGAGGCAGGGCCTTCTACTCATTCTGAATTAGCTTTGGGAGGGGGCATGTTTGGCATACCCGAGGATGAGGTCAGGTTTCCACCTACTTCTCTCTGCTTCCGGGGAACTTTTGAGAATAAAATCAACCGAACGAGACTCGTTGAAGACGACGAAGTACAACTGCTAGTTTCCATTCGGCCACTAATTTGCAGAAGCCACGTAAATTAAGCAACGGTTGGGCTCACAGTCTCAGGTTGCGGCTGTCGTGGGAAAGCAAAAATCACGTCATTCCATAAAGGTGTTTTACCGCACAAGGTGGATTAACATAGATATTCTATTTAGCCAATCCCGGGTTTAATGCATTGTGTGGATCTTCTGGGGTTGGGCCTCTACGATTTGCGCCTTgctaccctgaaaataagacttcccaagataataagcccaattgggcttttatgCGCTaagataagccctccccaaaaataagccctccccccaaatattgcaacacagcagcagccacgaggtgaccacgctcgcttcctcctgcacctcacaaataataagacctccccgaaaataaggccaggtacttatttggggggggggtcaaaagcaaataagacccctgtcttattttcggggaaactcgGTAAGAGTTGGTGAATCCTGTTTTAGCAACTTTCTAACAGCTGCCCCTCAAAACAGTTTGCATTCAGGACccccaaaaagaaataaaatgatattGCTCTTATAAATACATTCCTGAAATACAGCTGCTGGTGGAAACCTCCCGGCACTCCCACGcgggctcgggaattctgggagttgaagtccacaagttgtaagGTTGCCATTATTGGCTGTGATGGATGGACAACTGCCTAATTAAGGGAAAACACCCTTGCTGGATTAAATATGTGTTGTAATTTTTATCATATATAGTGCAGTTTTATCATctgatctctgtctctctctcctctctctctgtctctctctctctctctgtctctctctctctctctctctctgtgtgtataatagatatacatacaaatatataatgtatatatttttactTGGCCTAAGAACAGAAATCAGATGATAAAATTACAACGGGTAGTTCTTTTGTGTCAATCATTAAGGATTTTGGCAATGTTTTACCTAGAAATGTCAAATCCCTAACTTTCTGAGtgcccattttctttttttccttttcctttttgtctCTTGGCGATCTGCCTTAGTGCCCTCTGCAACAGATCACTTAATCGTGCAAAGGTTTTAtgagctcttttttttaaagcaggcaGTAAGGACTATAATTGGGGGGAGGAGACACGCCCATGCGTGCCCATGCACTCACGCATGTAAAAATTCTCTttgccttcctccctctctcctgcttTCTATCCTTCTCTTttatcccttcctttcttccctcttttacccttcctttcttcctttcctccctcgttcctgctttctctcttttccccttccttctctctttgccttcctcccactctcctgctttctctccttccttctctcttttatcccttccctcccttttttatccttcctttctactttctttcctccctccttcctgctttctctattcttcccttccttctctctttgcatTCCTCCCACTCTCctgctttctctccttccttctctcttttatcccttccttccctccctcttgtaCCCTTCTTTCTACTTGCTTTCCTCCGTTCCTCCTACTATctctaatcttccttccttccttccttccttccttccttccttccttctctctttgccTTCCTCCGTCTCCCCtggtttctctccttccttctctcttttatcccttccttccctccctcttttacccttcctttctactttctttcctccctcctccctactttccctcttcttccttccttccttccttccttccttctttccttccttctctctttgccttcctccctctcccctgctttctctccttccttctctcttttatcccttccttccctccctcttttacccttcctttctactttctttcctccctcctccctactttctctctccttccttccttccttccttccttccttccttccttccttccttccttctctctttgccttcctccctctcccctgctttctctccttccttttctcttttatcccttccttccctctctcttttacccttcctttctactttctttcctccctcctccctactttctctcttcttccttccttctctctttgccttcctccctctctccttgtcATCCCACTCACtacctttcccccctttctccccgCAGGCTTATCCTGCTCACGGTGTTCCTGCTCCTGATGTGTGGGATCGGGGCCAGCTGTGCCAAATTTTGCTGCCGCACCAAGCAACCCCTGCGTCAAACCTTCCCACCCCATGCACACAACCTCACCGTCATCCCCATGGAGCATGACAGCACCGCCCACAGCACCGTTACCTGTAAGTAAACAATGACAGGTTAAGTCATTTGGGAGGaggcagattcacttcacaactgggtGACTCCaagtatgtttatgtttataaacataagtaaatgagatgaagactTTGAAGAATAtccaatactccagaagacaggcttaagctacagaaggatctggacagacttgaacattgggggctatctaacaaaatgaaattcaatggtgaaaagagtcaggttctacatttaggcaaggaaaacgaaatgcacagctacagtataggtggtaccttgctcaatagtagtaactgtgaaagggatcttggagtcctagtggacaaacatttaaataggagccagccgtgtgcagcagctgccaaaaaagccaacacagttctaggctgcatcaacagagggagagaatcaagatcacgtgaagggttaataccactttagaaggccttgggaaggccacacctggaatacggcatccagttttggtcgccacgatgtagaaaagatgtggagactctagaaagagggcagagaagagtaaccaagAGGGTTAGGGGACTAGAAGCCAAGagatataaagaatggttgcagggactgggtaggtctagtttaatgaaaagaaggacaaggggagacaggatagcagtcttccaatatctcaggggctgccacaaaaaagagggagtcaaactattctccaaagtacttgagggcacaacaagaagcaatgggtggaaactaatcaaggagagaagcaacttagaactgaggagaaatttcctgacagttagaacaattaatcagaatttgcctccagaagttgtgaatgccccaacactggaagtctttaagaagagtttggatagccatttgtctggaacggtatagggtttcctgcctaggcagagggttggaccagaagacctccaaggtcccttccaactctgctattgtattgtaagtagaggacagaggagggaagaagagagggataggagagagagcagggggggagaggaggagagaaaggaagaatggtaagaggagagaggagaaggagaaaggcaggggaagtagagaagagaaggatgatagagggaagaaaggaggtagggagggggaagagagagggagaagaaagtgatggataaggtagaaaatatgatgtatggagagcCAATAAtagtttttgggagttgatggtaagatgaattgatgtaaacatttaataataatacaacacaatacaataccatagcagagttggaagggaccttggaggtcttctagtccaactccgtgcctaagcaggaaaccctataccgtttcagaaaaatggctatcaataggatatgatgttggctatgtgttgtgactcagcagttctgctgtgagttttttcgggatcaagattcaGTATGccgctggggcttgtgggaggcaagtttggagataaaaggatggatgctgccacgccccagttgctggagtcaacgtcgttccttcgtGGGTTTcttggttcgtacaacattgcttgttacacttggataagtgctttctgtttcttgtaaccctgattcaaggctacactggagaagtgcattgcttaatgtaagattcacttggataaatgctctgtatgtctgtaaccctgattcgtagagacttttggaagaagtgttttgctttcgttttcttcaaattgagttgccgtaagaaagatttgttttcattacgttatctggtcaaagacttgtatttatgttatttttggggctcgaagccagtttgaactgtgaactgataaagaaaagtccttttaagtttgtccttGCCGTTTGTTCTCAAGCTGTGAAGGGGAGGGACAGAACAGCTATGTAATGGTATACATGGTATTCAAAACTCTccctctattaaaaaaaaaccaaccaagtgACTAACTTGAACCTTTGtaatgattcatttaacgactttGGGAAGGAAGGCCGTAAAACCAATTGTCTtgacttagcaatggaaatgttgccaATCTGTGGCCGTGAACTGAAGactaaaaaagaagaataaaatattgcaGGACCGCCGTtatcccgtgatggcgaacctatggcgtgcgtgccgcaggtggcacgcggagccctccctgtgggcatgcaatccgtcaccccagctcagctccaccgcgcccACCGGCCAGCtaattttggggtctctgccacacatgcatgggggcgaGCTCAAGGGTGGGctccagcttctgttactgctggttcgctcagggacatgctttgcgcatgcgcagtagtaaaaaaattgcttctgcgcatgcacagaagcaaaaaacaagaggtgccgccgatagaaccggtacttggccaaaccagtaggaacccaccccttggcagggtgcatgcaggagacatgCAGGCACgcagggggtggtggtgtcgTCACATGCGAAGGGGCGAGGGAAGCATGGGGGGGATGCAGCGTGCccccccgtgccccgttttgTGGTCTTAGGAGACTTCAGAGAGGCCTATTGGGCCCAAAATGAGGCATGACGTGGCATATGCACAGGAAAGTgggtgcatggggggggggtaacatgcacatgtgcaggggtggggcaCGCGGGGGGGAAGTGTcctgcacgcattgcattatgtgcTTTCGGTatgtgacgacaaaaaggttagccatcactggcctaatcCAGGGGTCatcaaactgcggctctggagccgcatgtggctctttcatccctctgctgcggctccctgtcgccagtcagctccacaattgatagggctttcggttagggcaggtagaggaaaaacaacgccgcactaggaggagactatggtgggggaaccggacttccgatcgattccagaattgaacagggggcttccggttaggacctttgtggctctttgactgtttaagattgctgacccctggcctaatCTTTCTGCTTCGTTGTTTTTACAGCCTATAGCTCCCTCCAGTACCCCGCTAACGTCTCACTCTCGCTACCTTTTGGAGACCCAGATCGGAATACGGCTTGTCCTCCAGCCTACAGCCTCTACGCCATAGAGATGCCCCCTTCTTACGACGAGGCCATCCGCATGTCCAAGCCGGAGACTCCGTCAGTGGGCCCAAAACCAGACAGCCACGCCTGTGAACCAGCAGCGTCAGATAGGGAGCGGAACGAAACCCCCAATTTGCCCGGATCATCCCAAAACCGCCCCATGGAGGCGCAGGAGAACCCGGGGGATGCATCTGCTTCTTCCCCCGAGCAATCGTAGTGGTAGGGGAAGAGGGGAATGCGGACTGAAGTCACAGTGGAGAAGGGAAATGTGATAATCTGTGCTTGGATCCAGTGTCTCCTGCCACTtctggtaaaagtaaaggttcccctcacacatctgtgcgagtcgttcctgactctagggggcgctgctcatctccgtttgaaagctgaagagccagcgctgtccgaagacgtctccgtggtcatgtggccatcatgactcagcgccgaaggcgcacggaacactgttcccttcccaccaaaggcaattcctatttttctccttgcattttttaacgtgctttcgaacggctaggttttCAGAAGCCaggacaagtcacgggagatccctccgttacacggcgctgggcattcaaaccgccgacctttctgatcgacaagctcagcgtctcagccactgagcccaCCCCCATGAGTACCGTTGGACTTTTCGGGAAAATGGAAACGAGAGCCTTGCCAAACCCCTTCCGCCGTGTCTGAATTATCCAAGGTGAAAAATAAagcttttttggggaggggggaaacaagcCCCCTACCCTTAGAGGTTCAGCTGCCCTGAGTGCATTGGATTAGCAGAAAGTTTGTGCCTGCTGGACTTAAAGGGGGTCGAAGGATTTGTACCCCACACACcctgaaaggaaaaaaaccccagagcaAGTCCAGATTAATCTCTCTCTTCTTCTGGGAAGACTGGATTTTCCAGCAAAtcgctggaagatggaattcgttGCTATGTAACGGCCAAACTTGGACCCAGCGcctgttttttaattttctttttcctacACCGTCTTTCGATAGACTGGGTGATATTTTCCAAGGTGCCAAAGGGTTGGGAACTCTTCCGGGAAAGTCCAAAGttccttttgtttttaatccTAAATCCAAACCGGAGTATAGTTTGTCGGTTTCCGGCAGCCCCGATTCCGTCGACTCCTCCGAAGACAATTGCTCTGCGTCCAATTAGGATGGGAACGCTGCGTGGGGATGTATTTTGAGTTCTTGCTGCGGATTTAAAAGAAGGATGCCGTCTTTTTTGCCAAGAAGcccttgagtttttttttttattttgaatctaGCAATATTCTGCTAGACTATTGATGTGTTTTGTATTTTAGGTATTTGTCTTAAAaagtgtttctctctgtgtgtgtgtgtgtgtctccgtctctttctgtctgtctgtctgtgtgtctctgtctgtgtgtctctgtctgtctgtgtctgtctctctttctctgtgtgtgtctctatctctctgtctgtgtgtgtgtctgtttgtgtctctctctctgtgtctctgtctctctctgtgtgtctctctcttcctctgtctctctttttctgtgtctctccgtgtctctctctttctctctgtctctctctctttctctctttctctctttctctacatgtctctctgtgtctctctctttctctctctc from Thamnophis elegans isolate rThaEle1 chromosome 15, rThaEle1.pri, whole genome shotgun sequence includes the following:
- the TMEM52 gene encoding transmembrane protein 52; translation: MASSSRPASRLSSPVLWAAAIGAQALPSFCEILCTGHQECSEQGTSWTSLWYVWLILLTVFLLLMCGIGASCAKFCCRTKQPLRQTFPPHAHNLTVIPMEHDSTAHSTVTSYSSLQYPANVSLSLPFGDPDRNTACPPAYSLYAIEMPPSYDEAIRMSKPETPSVGPKPDSHACEPAASDRERNETPNLPGSSQNRPMEAQENPGDASASSPEQS